The genomic window CAATTCACTGTAAAACTTTGAATAAACTATAAATTGAGCATGTGCATAAAAACACCAGTGGCtactttcaaggggaaaatagatTGTGGAAGGGGAGGGGTCAGTTTGGACTGGAAAAGTGGTGAGCATGTATGTTTAAACCATTCCCCTGCTTGCTATCTTTCCACTACTTCAGtggaaacttggccctccagctgttttgggactacaaatcccatcatccctaactaacaggaccaatggacagggatgatgggaactgtagtcccaaaacagctggagggccaaatttggccatcactgcactaCTGGTTGGCCTTCACATAGGGTTCCAGATGCATGTTTGCTTATGCAATCTTGCCTAGAATTCTACTGGAGGGAGACTGCAGTAGAAAAGAGGTGGGAAGAGCTTGGGAACTTCTCCCATCATTCTTTATTCCAAGTAGTTGCTTCTTCCTAATGGAACCAGGCACTGGTTTTGTCTCCCATTTTAAAGCCAGTAGTTACATCCTCAAAAAGAAGCTACTACAGCTTGTAGAAAAACGACTGGGTGTTCATATCATCACAGTGAAGTTTTGAAAATCACTTTGCTCCCATGAAAGAAATTTCCGGGATTCTTCCTTGCACTTGAGTGAAATAGAAGATCTGAAATGTTCTTGCACATGGTAAACACTCTGTTCGTCAAAGTAGACGTTGGCAAACGGGAGAATGTTTGCCTTGATACCAAGAATTCCAGGCAGTACTAGAAGTGTGTGAAAATTAAATCTCTGCATAGTTGCCAAGGTTGCAGAGAACTACAGTATGGTATGCAGAGCCTCTGAATGAATGCCAAGACTCTTAAGTTGGTGTTGCCTGTCTTTAGATGTGACTTCTGTCCTCAGTAATCTGAACTTTTAAAGCAAAAGGACAATAAATACCTGCTGCCTtgacctggtttttttttttttgcttcccatttctaaataaaaaaataccGTCTCACTATAGCAAATTTTTTGATGGGGAGCCTGCATATCTTACAATACGTAACTAGATTCTCTGATATCAGGTATCGGTACTCGGTGGCATATGTGTGACACGATGGTGCTCTCTAGTTGTATAGGGAGGAAGAATGCGTGGAATACATAGTCTCTCATACAAGCTCTATCCTTGTTCAGAGCAACAATAAAATGATACTTTGGGGGCTTGCCCTAAATTCATAAAATCTGTATGCCTCTTAGAAATGCATTTCTTTTCTGGAACTTTGATCTCTAGAAGTTCAGACACTCTCAAGATGAGCTTGGATGTGTTGTGATTATAAAGGAAAGGGTTATGTAACTTCTGGCATTTTTAGTGGATGCCAACATAGAAGGCTTTAAAAGGGAatggggcaaattcatggagtatGAGTCACAAAAGGTATATAATGCCTCCGGGACCAGAGGTGTGATGTCTTTGCTTACCATTTTGTGGggaacagcagcaacaagaaaGTGTTGCTGCCCTCATGCCCCATTGGCATGTAGGAAATGCTGTgctagatagacctttggtctCATCCACCAGGGCTCTTGCGCTCTTTCATGCTTGTagctttgtttttattgtattcttcTTTATTTCCAGGTATTTTTTGGTAGACTTCAATTCTCCACCAACAGTTGTTTCAGCCATAAAGGACCATTTAGGACGTGATATTGATGTGATCCGGTCTTCCATTTTAAAGCACcatgtggcaaattcagaagaatGCATGGGCATGATACCAGACAGCACTGAAGATAAACTAacaaagatgaagaaataaataGCCGAAGACCATAGAGGCATTGCTGCCCCTAATTTGAACCTAGTTGTAAGGATCTGTGATTTATGCAGCGTGCCTAGGTGTGTTACTTTTGACTATTCTGCAGTAAATgacgttttatatatatatactttgtattttaaaatcagggcatttccccccaaagtattGCATCCTGCTGTAGAAAATTCAGGCTGCTGTCTTAAtgcatgctttaaaaagaaaaagggaaaagcaagtcccattgaacaaaaTAGGACTTGatcccaagtaaacatgcacagactCAAACTGTCAAACTACCATTGTTTTTTCCAGTTAGGACCTTTCAGATATCATATACTTATACAGTTATAATGTTCTACCATGATGTAAATAACATTTAATGCAAAATTTGTTAATGaatgtaataaaaaaatacaaaaagaacatTTAATGACTGATTTATAAAGGAACAAACATTTAGTAAATTAATTCTGATCACTAGCATAttgtttt from Podarcis raffonei isolate rPodRaf1 chromosome 4, rPodRaf1.pri, whole genome shotgun sequence includes these protein-coding regions:
- the MRPS6 gene encoding LOW QUALITY PROTEIN: 28S ribosomal protein S6, mitochondrial (The sequence of the model RefSeq protein was modified relative to this genomic sequence to represent the inferred CDS: deleted 2 bases in 1 codon) — its product is MPRYELALILKAMQRPETAATLKRTVEALMERGAVVRNLENLGERTLPYRISKHNQRHTRGGYFLVDFNSPPTVVSAIKDHLGRDIDVIRSSILKHHVANSEECMGMIPDSTEDTNKDEEINSRRP